CTGAAGATGAAGAAGATAAAAAAATCGCCCAAGCTAATATACCTATAGATGAAAATGGTCATATCATTGAAGATAAAGTGAAGGTTCGTTACATGGCAGATTTTCCTATTGTAGAGAAGGAAGAAATCGAACTTATTGATGTGGCCACTAACCAAATTGCATCTATTTCAGCATCACTTATTCCTTTTCTTGAACACGACGATGCCAATCGAGCTTTGATGGGTTCTAATATGATGCGTCAGGCTGTTCCTTTAATTCGACCTGAAGTTCCTATTGTCGCAACAGGGCTTGAAGCTCGCGTGGCTCAAGACAGCAAGGTTTTGATCAATGCTGAAAACGACGGCATAGTTGAATACGTAGATGCCAGAAAAATTGTTATTAAATACGAAAGATCTGACATTGAAAGACTTATTTCTTTTGAAGATGATGTTAAAACTTATGAACTTACCAAATTTGTCAAGACCAACCAAAATACCATCATCAACCTTAAACCTATTGTCAAAAAAGGAGATCGTGTAACAAAAGGACAAGTCTTATGTGAAGGATATGCTACTGCCCAAGGAGAACTAGCACTAGGTAGAAATCTTTTGGTAGCTTTCATGCCATGGAAGGGTTACAACTTTGAAGATGCTATTGTTATTTCTGAGAGAGTCCTTAAAGAAGATCTATACACTTCCATACATATTGATGAATTTACTATGGAAGTTCGGGAAACCAAGCATGGTCTGGAAGAACTTACCAATGATATTCCTAATGTTAGCAGCGAAGCCTTGAAAAACCTCGATAATAACGGACTTGTCAGAATAGGTGCTGAAGTTAAAGAAGGTGATATTCTGATCGGGAAAATTACACCTAAAGGAGAAGTTGATCCCACCCCTGAAGAAAAACTTCTACGTGCTATTTTTGGCGATAAGGCAGGAGACGTTAAAGATGCATCTCTGAAGGCACCTCCTGGTCTAAAAGGAGTAGTAATAGATAAAAAACTGTTCAGCATCGCATTCAAAGACAAAAAAAACAAGCAAAAAGAAGAAATGCTCATTAAGCAACTAGAAAGTGAATTTGATAAAAATGTAAGCGAACTTAGAAAAAAACTGATTGACAAATTACTTGTTCTTGTCAAAGACAAAATATCTCAAGGGGTCTATAGCAAATTTAAACAAACTCTCATACCGCCGGGTACTAAATTTAATGCTAAGGTTCTTAACAGTATTGCTAATTATCTTGAAGTCAATCCCTATGACTGGACTAACGAAGATCAAACCAATAAGTGGATCGTGCAACTTTTACACAATTACGAAATAAAATACAAAGAATATCTAGGACAATTTCAACGAAATAAGTTTACCATTCAAGTAGGCGATGAACTACCTGCAGGCATAGTTAAGCTTGCCAAAATATACGTAGCAACAAAGCGCAAACTTCGTGTTGGGGATAAGATGGCAGGACGTCATGGAAACAAAGGAATCGTCTCTAAGATAGTCCGTGAAGAGGATATGCCTTATCTTGAAGATGGTACACCTGTTGATATAGTGCTTAATCCTCTTGGTGTTCCAAGCCGAATGAATCTTGGTCAAATTTATGAGACAATCCTTGGTTGGGCAGGAAAAAAATTAGGTCTAAAATTCGAAAGTCCTATTTTCGATGGTCCTACTCTTGAACAAATAAATGAATATTTGCATAAGGCTGGTCTTCCTGAAAACGGACAAGTTTATCTTTATGACGGTGAAACAGGTGATCGATTTGACCAACCAGCAACCGTTGGAATTATATACATGATGAAGCTTCATCACCTTGTCGATGATAAAATGCACGCAAGAAGCATAGGACCATACTCTTTGATCACACAACAACCTCTGGGTGGGAAAGCTCAATTTGGCGGACAACGATTTGGAGAAATGGAAGTTTGGGCTCTTGAAGCTTATGGTGCAGCATACACTTTACGTGAAATGCTTACCATTAAATCTGATGATGTCGTTGGGCGTGCAAAAACATATGAAGCTATCGTTAAAGGTGAGAATATACCAGAACCTACAGTTCCAGAATCATTTAGTGTTCTGGTCAACGAAATGCGAGGTTTGGGTTTAAACGTAACATTCGAATAATATAGCAATTATGGCATTCAAAAAAGAACCAAGTATTAAGAGTAATTATTCCAGTATTATCATAAGTTTAGCTTCTCCTGAGAAAATTCTCGAAATGTCTCATGGAGAAGTAACCAAACCCGAAACAATTAATTATCGCACTTATAAACCTGAACGTGACGGGTTATTTTGTGAAAAAATTTTTGGACCCGTCAAAGACTATGAATGCCACTGTGGAAAATACAAGAGAATTAGATACAAGGGTATTGTTTGTGATAGATGTGGTGTCGAAGTCACCGAGAAGAAAGTCCGTCGTGAACGAATGGGGCATATTACCCTGACAGTTCCTGTAGCTCACATCTGGTTCTTTAGGTCACTTCCCAATAAAATTGGACTAATACTGGGCATGCCATCAAAGAAACTTGAACAGATTGTTTATTATGAGAAATACGTTATCATCAATCCTGGTATTATGGCTCAGCAGGGCTACAAGGAACTTGACCTTCTTTCAGAAGATGAATATCTAAAAATTATAGATGCACTTCCCCGTGAAAATCAAATGCTCGACGACAAAGACCCTAATAAATTTATTGCAAAAATGGGTGGGGAAGCTCTTTATGACTTACTTTCCAAAATTGATCTGGAAAAACTTGCTAGTGAATTACGCGATGCTGCTAATAGGGAAAATTCCTTGCAAAAAAAAGCTGACATATTAAAACGACTTCAGATAGTTGAATCTTTTCGTGATGCTAACACTCGAATTCCCAATAGACCTGAATGGATGGTATTGAAGGTTATTCCTGTAATTCCACCCGAACTTAGACCATTAGTACCTTTGGATGGTGGTCGTTTTGCCTCTTCAGACCTTAATGATCTATACAGAAGAGTAATTATACGAAACAACCGTTTGAAAAAACTTGTAGAAATCAAAGCTCCTGAAATTATTCTACGCAATGAGAAACGTATGCTTCAAGAGGCTGTAGATGCTTTGTTCGACAACACTAGAAAAGTAACTGCTATAAAATCGGAAGCAAATCGACCTTTAAAATCTTTAGCAGATAGTTTAAAAGGAAAACAAGGTCGATTTCGTCAAAACTTACTTGGAAAACGTGTAGACTATTCGGGACGATCGGTCATTGTGGTTGGCCCAGAACTTAAGATGAACGAATGTGGATTACCTAAAGAAATGGCTGCTGAACTTTTTAAGCCCTTTATCATTCGACGCCTAATTGAACGAGGCATAGTTAAAACAGTTAAAGTAGCCAAAAAAGTTGTTGAAAGAAAAGATCCCGTCATATGGGATATTCTTGAAAATGTATTAAAAGGACATCCTGTTTTATTAAATCGTGCTCCCACCCTACACAGATTAAGTATTCAAGCTTTTCAACCAAAATTAATTGAGGGAAGAGCCATTCAATTACATCCTCTTGTTTGCACTGCTTTTAATGCCGACTTCGATGGTGACCAAATGGCCGTCCATGTTCCACTTACCCATGAAGCTATACTGGAAGCTCAGATTCTTATGCTTTCTACCCATAACATACTAAATCCTGCCAATGGAGCCCCCATTGCTGTTCCTTCCCAAGATATGGTTCTTGGCTTGTATTACATTACAAAAGGAAGAAGAAGTACTCCCGAAAAACCTGTCAAAGGAGAAGGTCTTGTGTGTTATTCACCAGAAGAAGTTATTATTGCATACAACGAAAAAAAAGTTGACCTACACGCTTATATCAAGGTGCGCATAATTCAACCTCATGGCAATGTTGAAATGATTGAAACTACGGTTGGTCGTGTTATCTTCAACCAAGTTGTTCCCAAGGAAATACCTTTTATTAACACACTTCTAACTAAAAAATCTCTTCGAGACATCATTGCAGAAGTTCTGAAAAAGACAGACATGGTGACTACAGCTAAATTTCTTGATGATATCAAAGATCTAGGTTTTCATATGGCTTTCAAAGGTGGTTTGTCATTTAACCTGGGGGCTCTCATCATACCACCTGAAAAAGAAAGACTGATTAAAGAAGCCAACGAAGCTGTTCAGAATATTATGGACAATTATAACATGGGACTTATTACTAACAACGAAAGATATAATCAGATCATTGATGAATGGACACATGCTAACAATCAACTTACCAAATATGTGATTGAGTATCTTTCAAAGGACAACGATGGCTTTAACCCAGTGTACATGATGTTAGACTCAGGTGCTCGTGGATCCAAAGAACAAATTAGGCAGTTGTGTGGAATGCGTGGTTTGATGGCAAAACCTCAAAAATCTGCTGCTACTGGTGGAGAAATTATCGAGAATCCAATTCTTTCTAATTTTAAAGAGGGATTATCTGTTCTCGAGTATTTCATTTCGACCCACGGTGCCCGTAAAGGATTGGCTGATACTGCTCTAAAGACGGCTGATGCAGGTTATCTCACACGTCGTCTTGTAGATGTAGCCCAAGATGTCGTTATAACCGAAGAAGATTGTGGAACATTACGCGGTTTGACCATAACAGCTTTGAAGAAAAACGAAGAAATCATTGAACCTCTTTACGATAGAATACTTGGTCGCGTTACTTTATACGACGTCCTTCATCCTGAAACAGGTGAAGTTATAGTTCCAGAAGGTGTTGAGATCAACGAAGATTATGCTCAAAAAATTGTAGATGCAGGAATTGAAGAAGTTGAAATTCGTTCTGTTTTAACCTGCGAATCAAAACATGGTGTTTGTGCCAAATGCTATGGGCGAAATCTGGCAACCAATAAAATGGTCCAAATTGGAGAAGCAGTAGGAATTATTGCAGCTCAATCTATCGGTGAGCCGGGTACCCAGTTAACCTTACGCACATTCCACATAGGTGGTGCTGTTGGAAATATCTCAATTGAGGATAGAATTATAGCCAAATATGATGGAATCATAGAATTCGAAGAACTTCGCTATGTCGAAACCATCAACGATCGTGGAGAAAAAGTAAAACGTGTAATGGGCCGCTCTGCTGAAATGCACATTAGAAATCCACGAACTAAGCTTATCTTGCAAAGTGCTCACATTCCTTACGGGGCATTCTTATACGTAAATGATGGTCAAGAAATTCAGAAAAATACTTTGATTTGCGAATGGGACAATTACAATGCACTTATCATATCAGAAGTATCTGGTAAAGTAGCGTTCGACGATATCATTGAAAATGTTACATATAGAGCAGAATCCGACGAACAAACTGGTTTAGAAGAAAAAGTCATAATTGAAAGCCGTCAAAAAGCTCGACTTCCTGCCATTCTTATACATTTCTCCACTACCGAAGAACCACGTAGATATGATCTCCCCGTAGGTGCTCATATCGTTGTGGAAGAAGGGGAACAAGTAAAGGAAGGTCAGATCATTGCAAAAATTCCAAGAGTCATCGGCAAAGCTGGTGATATTACTGGAGGCCTACCTCGTGTTACCGAGCTTTTTGAGGCAAGAAATCCATCCGATCCAGCTATCATAGCTGAAATAGATGGGCATGTTTCTTTTGGTCCTAAAATTAAACGCGGACATAAAGAAGTGATCATTACTTCGAAAACTGGTGAAAAGAAAGTATACCTGATACCTACCACTAAACAAATTCTTGCTCAACAAAACGATTTTGTAAAAGCTGGAACTCCTCTATCTGATGGAGAAATCTCTCCTTCTGCTATTCTTGAAGTAAAAGGACCTAAAGCTGTACAAGAATACCTTGTAAACGAAATACAAGAAGTTTACAGACTCCAAGGCGTTAAAATCAATGATAAACACTTTGAGGTCATTGTTCGACAAATGATGCGAAAAGTCGAAATAGTTGATCCTGGAGATACTCGCTTCCTGGAGGGAGAAGTTGTGAATAAAACCAAATTTCAAGAAGAAAACGATCGAATTTACAACATGAAATATGTCGAAGATCCCGGTGATAGCGAAAATGTTAGGAGAGGTGATCTCATCACTGCCCGAAAACTCAGGGAAGAAAACTCTATACTTAAACGAAAAGACAAAAAATTAATTGTTGCACGTGATGCTCGTCCAGCCACTGCTAAACAAATTATTCAGGGTATTACTCGAGCAGCTTTGCAAACTGAATCTGTTTTGTCGGCTGCATCCTTCCAAGAAACCACCAAAGTGTTGACAGAAGCAGCTGTAACAGCTAAACGAGATACTCTTCAAGGTCTTAAAGAAAACGTTATTGTTGGTCATCTTATCCCAGCTGGAACTGGCATACGTAAGTATGACAATCTTATAGTTAGCTCAATGGAAGAATATTTATCCTTTATGGCATCTAAAGAATCCGTTTAAAATATTTTTATATGGAAAATAAAAAAAATGAAAATGAAATTAATATTGAACTTTCTGCTGACGTAGCTGAAGGAACATATTCTAATCTTGTGATTATATCTCACTCGTTTGCCGAATTTATTCTCGATTTCGTAAACATCATGCCAGGGGTACCAAAAGCTAAAGTAAAATCTCGTATCATCATGACTCCACAGCACGCCAAAAGACTCATGATGGCTCTGGCAGATAATATTTCAAAGTTCGAATCTACTTTTGGTGAAATCACTGATGTTAACGTCTCACCACCAAATTTCAAGATAGACAATTCAGCTAATGCTTGAACACAATTCGCACCTGCCCCCTCGAGGCAGGTGTTTTATTTTTCTCATAAAGAATTCTGATGTGGGCATTTCTCTGAACCAGCAAACAATATTAGAAAAGAAATTTCGTTTTTTATGAAAATGGTGGTTAAACTTTTTTTCACTCTCTTCTTTTCTCTTTGCATGGTAATGAATTCAAATGCTCAGACTTACAAGCTCGAAAACCTTCCCACTTTTGACCATCACCTCATACATTTTGGGTTTATATTGGGAGCAAATCAGATGAACTTTTCCTTAAAAAGAAAACCTTATAATCCTCAATTAGATTCTGTCAAATCAATTATCCCTTATCCTCAACAGGGATTCCAAATCACTATCATCAGTGACCTACGACTTGGTAATAATTTGAACTTAAGATTTTATCCAGGTCTGTCTTTCGGAGAAAGACAAATTCATTATTCAGTATATTTCTCTTCTGACGATTCCCTTCATAAAATTATCAAGAAAGCAGAATCGGCTTTTCTTGATTTTCCATTTCTTCTCAAGTATAAAACTGATAGAATAGTCAATTTTAGAGCGTATGTTTTACTAGGTACTAAATACAGTTACGACCTTCTTTCTCAATCTAAAAAAAAACAAATGGATGAAGAAATCATTAAACTAACCCCCCATGACTTGACCATTGATGGAGGTGTAGGTGTTGAATTTTACTTGGAATATTTCAAATTTGGCATTGAATTGCGAACATCCTATGGCCTTTTTAATATTCTGAAACAAGAAAACACCATATTTACTGACCACATTGAATATTTGCGCTCTAAAATGACATGGCTTTGCTTTACCTTTGAATGATCCCTTAAAAATGACCTAAGAGTTCTTTTTTCTTACTCAATAAATTTTGCCAAGTTTCATTAGGGGTAATATCATCGATGGAAAATATATCAATTACTTGTTGAACTTCTTCTGCTGTATTAGCTTTCTTAAGCAATGTTACGTATGAAGTCATGCTGGGCTTAATTTGATGATTTTTCATGGTATGGAAAAACGTCAGAGCATTTTCAAAGTTTTGAGCATGAGCAATCATAGTTGCAAAAGTTATTTCATCAGGTTCGATTTCATTTTCGAGCATTTCAGTTAATAGTTCTCTTTTAACAGAATCATTCTGAGTAATACTAATGAGTGTATTGTATGTTTTGTTATTAAGTTTAATTCTATTTTTTGATATGATTCGAATAATTTCTCGAGCTTGACCAAGGGTTTGACAAAAAGTTATTAAAGTATTCAACGTAACAATGTTTGGTCTAATCCCTTCTTTCTTCATAGCAAAATAGTATTTTGCAGCATTGAGAAAACTGGCTGAGAGTGAAATAAGAGTATTGAAGGTAGTCACATCCTTACGAATTCGATAAGGTTTGTAGAGGTTCATTACCTTTTCTGCATCCCTTAATGTCGTACAGATTTGTAAGTGAGCATTGAGAATGTCGGTATCAGGCTTTAAACCTAACTTTGTATAATTTCGATAAATTTCCAAAGAATTCTGAAATGCTATTGATGAATCTTTCATCTTTTGCCTGACCTGATCACGAATACTTCTCAGTTCATCGCGCCATTTTAAACTATCATTACGGCTATTTTGCTCCATTCACGTATATTTTTGTTTTTTTAAATGCAAGAAATGCTATGCAAATCTATAAATTTCAAATTATTTGTTGACAATTGTATTTTTTTATCGAGATAAAATTATTGTCCACTTAATTTGAAAAAATTATAACGTATCATGAGTATGTCTGCTTTAGAACTACTCCCCAGAAAATTAAAAGAAAAGACACATTTTTTAAATGAAAAATTTGCTACTCTAACCTTATTAGGAAATTTTTTTTACATATATCCTTATAATTTGTATTGAATCATTATTTGACTCTTATAGCTCTCTACAACAAAATTCTATTATACTATAATAGCACTATGCAATAATTAAATAGAAAGAGGTACCTGGATTTGGTACTTTGATAAAATCTCAAACAAATTAAAAAATATGAAAAAAGCCAGAAGGCATCTTCTGGCTGTCAAATCCATGTTTTAAATTATGTTTAAATTATTTTTTAATGGATTGTTTTGAATATACTTCTTCTTTGAGCATTCTGACTTCTTCTTCCAATCTATTGATTAAATCTTGTTGTTCCTGAATAGCCTTAATAAGAACCGTAAATAGTGAATTGTAATCCATACTTAGCCTGTCACTCTTTTCATCTCTGTGAACTATATCAGGCAAAACATTTATTAAATCTTGTGCAATAACACCATAATAAATGGATGTAGTATCACCTGATCTCCATCTATATTGAACTGGTTTTAATTGCATCACTTCTTTTAAACCCACACTTAACTTCTTGATATCTTTCTTCACTCGCGCATCAGAAGGCGTATTAACACTTTGGCAATAGACAACATTCCACCTATATGAACTGG
The Bacteroidales bacterium genome window above contains:
- the rpoB gene encoding DNA-directed RNA polymerase subunit beta; the encoded protein is MNVGTKRISFAKTKPAEYPDFLEIQTKSFKNFFQLETTPDQRKNEGLFKVFKENFPITDTRNNFVLEFIDYYIDPPRYTERECIERGLTYAVPLKAKLQLSCTDEEHEDFETTVQDVYLGMIPYMTSKGTFIINGAERVIVSQLHRSPGVFFGTSRHPNGTLLYSARIIPLKGSWMEFATDIHNVMYAYIERKKKIPITTLLRAIGYETDKQILEIFNLAEEIPVTKTNLKKALGRKLSARVIKTWFEDIVDEDTGDLITIERTEVLIERDTILEEKHIDIIIESGVKTILLHAQNSADYSVIFNTLQKDPANNEKEALSYIYQQLKNTEPPDDETARSTLEKLFFSDKRYDLGEVGRYRINKKLGRPTYELDQHVLTKEDITDIIKYLIQLINSKAEVDDIDHLSNRRVRTVGEQLYAQFGVGLARMAKTIRERMNVRDNEVFKPIDLINAKTLSSVINTFFGTNQLSQFMDQTNPLSELTHKRRISALGPGGLSRERAGFEVRDVHFTHYGRLCPIETPEGPNIGLISSLCVYAKVNELGFIETPYRKVVNGKIDFSTPPQYFSAEDEEDKKIAQANIPIDENGHIIEDKVKVRYMADFPIVEKEEIELIDVATNQIASISASLIPFLEHDDANRALMGSNMMRQAVPLIRPEVPIVATGLEARVAQDSKVLINAENDGIVEYVDARKIVIKYERSDIERLISFEDDVKTYELTKFVKTNQNTIINLKPIVKKGDRVTKGQVLCEGYATAQGELALGRNLLVAFMPWKGYNFEDAIVISERVLKEDLYTSIHIDEFTMEVRETKHGLEELTNDIPNVSSEALKNLDNNGLVRIGAEVKEGDILIGKITPKGEVDPTPEEKLLRAIFGDKAGDVKDASLKAPPGLKGVVIDKKLFSIAFKDKKNKQKEEMLIKQLESEFDKNVSELRKKLIDKLLVLVKDKISQGVYSKFKQTLIPPGTKFNAKVLNSIANYLEVNPYDWTNEDQTNKWIVQLLHNYEIKYKEYLGQFQRNKFTIQVGDELPAGIVKLAKIYVATKRKLRVGDKMAGRHGNKGIVSKIVREEDMPYLEDGTPVDIVLNPLGVPSRMNLGQIYETILGWAGKKLGLKFESPIFDGPTLEQINEYLHKAGLPENGQVYLYDGETGDRFDQPATVGIIYMMKLHHLVDDKMHARSIGPYSLITQQPLGGKAQFGGQRFGEMEVWALEAYGAAYTLREMLTIKSDDVVGRAKTYEAIVKGENIPEPTVPESFSVLVNEMRGLGLNVTFE
- the rpoC gene encoding DNA-directed RNA polymerase subunit beta', with protein sequence MAFKKEPSIKSNYSSIIISLASPEKILEMSHGEVTKPETINYRTYKPERDGLFCEKIFGPVKDYECHCGKYKRIRYKGIVCDRCGVEVTEKKVRRERMGHITLTVPVAHIWFFRSLPNKIGLILGMPSKKLEQIVYYEKYVIINPGIMAQQGYKELDLLSEDEYLKIIDALPRENQMLDDKDPNKFIAKMGGEALYDLLSKIDLEKLASELRDAANRENSLQKKADILKRLQIVESFRDANTRIPNRPEWMVLKVIPVIPPELRPLVPLDGGRFASSDLNDLYRRVIIRNNRLKKLVEIKAPEIILRNEKRMLQEAVDALFDNTRKVTAIKSEANRPLKSLADSLKGKQGRFRQNLLGKRVDYSGRSVIVVGPELKMNECGLPKEMAAELFKPFIIRRLIERGIVKTVKVAKKVVERKDPVIWDILENVLKGHPVLLNRAPTLHRLSIQAFQPKLIEGRAIQLHPLVCTAFNADFDGDQMAVHVPLTHEAILEAQILMLSTHNILNPANGAPIAVPSQDMVLGLYYITKGRRSTPEKPVKGEGLVCYSPEEVIIAYNEKKVDLHAYIKVRIIQPHGNVEMIETTVGRVIFNQVVPKEIPFINTLLTKKSLRDIIAEVLKKTDMVTTAKFLDDIKDLGFHMAFKGGLSFNLGALIIPPEKERLIKEANEAVQNIMDNYNMGLITNNERYNQIIDEWTHANNQLTKYVIEYLSKDNDGFNPVYMMLDSGARGSKEQIRQLCGMRGLMAKPQKSAATGGEIIENPILSNFKEGLSVLEYFISTHGARKGLADTALKTADAGYLTRRLVDVAQDVVITEEDCGTLRGLTITALKKNEEIIEPLYDRILGRVTLYDVLHPETGEVIVPEGVEINEDYAQKIVDAGIEEVEIRSVLTCESKHGVCAKCYGRNLATNKMVQIGEAVGIIAAQSIGEPGTQLTLRTFHIGGAVGNISIEDRIIAKYDGIIEFEELRYVETINDRGEKVKRVMGRSAEMHIRNPRTKLILQSAHIPYGAFLYVNDGQEIQKNTLICEWDNYNALIISEVSGKVAFDDIIENVTYRAESDEQTGLEEKVIIESRQKARLPAILIHFSTTEEPRRYDLPVGAHIVVEEGEQVKEGQIIAKIPRVIGKAGDITGGLPRVTELFEARNPSDPAIIAEIDGHVSFGPKIKRGHKEVIITSKTGEKKVYLIPTTKQILAQQNDFVKAGTPLSDGEISPSAILEVKGPKAVQEYLVNEIQEVYRLQGVKINDKHFEVIVRQMMRKVEIVDPGDTRFLEGEVVNKTKFQEENDRIYNMKYVEDPGDSENVRRGDLITARKLREENSILKRKDKKLIVARDARPATAKQIIQGITRAALQTESVLSAASFQETTKVLTEAAVTAKRDTLQGLKENVIVGHLIPAGTGIRKYDNLIVSSMEEYLSFMASKESV
- a CDS encoding DUF3467 domain-containing protein; the encoded protein is MENKKNENEINIELSADVAEGTYSNLVIISHSFAEFILDFVNIMPGVPKAKVKSRIIMTPQHAKRLMMALADNISKFESTFGEITDVNVSPPNFKIDNSANA
- a CDS encoding PorT family protein, which gives rise to MKMVVKLFFTLFFSLCMVMNSNAQTYKLENLPTFDHHLIHFGFILGANQMNFSLKRKPYNPQLDSVKSIIPYPQQGFQITIISDLRLGNNLNLRFYPGLSFGERQIHYSVYFSSDDSLHKIIKKAESAFLDFPFLLKYKTDRIVNFRAYVLLGTKYSYDLLSQSKKKQMDEEIIKLTPHDLTIDGGVGVEFYLEYFKFGIELRTSYGLFNILKQENTIFTDHIEYLRSKMTWLCFTFE